The Puniceicoccaceae bacterium genome includes a region encoding these proteins:
- a CDS encoding L-serine ammonia-lyase has translation MNSVFEIFKIGIGPSSSHTVGPMKAAACFRETLSQLDPAAILSCDALEIEAELYGSLACTGTGHGTDRAIALGLLGYHPETVDPDAISTALQNLTHQPEVLRLHGTPVSFSYPKGIRFRRGKLLPLHSNGMRFQLRSGSLCIVQQLYYSVGGGFIVQADPENATAVSASADTEEALPFPFTNARQLLDWCEKRACSIAEIAWLNERSRHDADTLDAYLRRIWSVMQRTIERGCHQSGMLPGGLEVPRRAASLFQQLNSRPLRDPLTALDWVNLWAIATNEENASGGRIVTAPTNGAAGIIPAVLSYYDRFHHSLEVEQLRSFFLTATAIGSLYKRNASISGAVVGCLGVVGVACSMAAGGLAAMLGGTNAQIENAAEIGMEHNLGLTCDPIAGLVQIPCIERNAMGATKAISAARLALQGSGQHVVSLDKVIATMRRTGMDMKRKYKETSRGGLAVSAVDC, from the coding sequence ATGAACAGCGTTTTCGAAATCTTTAAGATCGGTATCGGTCCTTCCAGTTCGCACACGGTGGGTCCGATGAAGGCGGCAGCCTGTTTCAGGGAAACGCTCTCCCAGCTTGATCCAGCAGCGATTTTGTCATGTGACGCGCTGGAGATTGAGGCGGAACTCTACGGTTCTCTTGCCTGCACGGGAACCGGTCACGGCACCGACCGTGCGATCGCGCTCGGCCTGCTCGGATATCATCCCGAGACGGTCGACCCAGATGCCATTTCAACGGCTTTGCAGAACCTGACGCACCAGCCGGAAGTGCTTCGACTTCATGGAACTCCCGTAAGCTTTTCCTATCCGAAAGGCATCCGCTTTCGGCGCGGCAAGTTGCTCCCTTTGCACAGCAATGGCATGCGTTTTCAATTGCGCAGCGGGTCCCTCTGCATTGTTCAGCAACTTTATTATTCGGTAGGCGGCGGATTCATTGTGCAGGCAGATCCGGAAAATGCGACTGCGGTTTCCGCAAGTGCCGATACCGAAGAAGCGTTGCCATTTCCTTTCACAAATGCCCGGCAATTGCTGGATTGGTGTGAAAAGCGAGCTTGCTCCATCGCTGAAATCGCCTGGCTCAACGAGCGAAGTCGGCACGATGCGGATACCCTCGATGCCTACCTGCGACGCATCTGGTCCGTCATGCAGCGCACTATCGAACGGGGTTGTCATCAGAGCGGAATGCTTCCCGGTGGTCTTGAAGTTCCACGCCGGGCAGCATCGCTCTTTCAACAACTCAACTCACGCCCCCTCCGCGACCCGCTCACCGCACTGGATTGGGTCAATCTCTGGGCCATCGCCACAAACGAAGAAAATGCCTCAGGAGGCCGCATCGTGACGGCTCCAACCAATGGAGCTGCGGGCATCATCCCTGCCGTGCTCAGCTACTATGACCGCTTCCACCATTCACTCGAAGTGGAGCAGCTCCGCAGCTTTTTTCTCACCGCCACTGCCATTGGTTCGCTCTACAAGCGCAATGCCTCAATTTCCGGGGCTGTGGTGGGCTGTCTGGGCGTGGTGGGCGTGGCTTGCTCCATGGCAGCTGGCGGCCTCGCCGCCATGCTCGGTGGAACCAATGCTCAAATCGAGAACGCCGCCGAAATCGGCATGGAGCACAATCTGGGATTGACCTGCGACCCCATCGCCGGACTCGTGCAGATCCCCTGCATCGAACGCAATGCGATGGGAGCCACCAAGGCGATCAGCGCCGCACGACTCGCCCTGCAGGGCAGCGGCCAACATGTGGTTTCCCTGGACAAGGTGATCGCCACCATGCGCCGAACGGGTATGGACATGAAGCGCAAATACAAGGAAACCTCACGAGGCGGTCTCGCCGTCAGTGCAGTGGATTGTTGA
- the lpdA gene encoding dihydrolipoyl dehydrogenase has product MATNNRYDLAVVGGGPAGYPAAIRAAQLGKKVICIEKERAGGTCLNWGCIPSKALLKSAETYATLKHADVFGISAKEVSFDFEKVVERSRGVADRMAKGIEFLFKKNKIDYKVGSGKVLAPGMVECTDADGNTDLIEADKIMIATGCTPRLIPGVEVDGERIMTSREILANKTFPKSMIVVGAGAIGVEFAYFFNTLGCEVTLVEMLPQILPVEDAEVAQAVTRSFKKQGMTVHVNTKVENIKTLKTGVNVELVFEGGKREKVKADVLLQAIGVVPNLEKALSPRVKPELERGYLKVDERYETSIKGVFAAGDIIGPPWLAHVATFEAVQAVNGMFSDATPKKVGVFPGCTYCNPQVASVGLTEAKVKEKGIDYKVGKFPYTASGKAVATDHTEGFVKLITDAKYGEILGAHIVGYDATEMIAEYGLAMNSELTVDDIHNTIHAHPTLAEMMMEAASDVHKEAIHI; this is encoded by the coding sequence ATGGCGACAAACAATCGATACGATCTTGCAGTAGTCGGCGGCGGTCCGGCTGGATACCCTGCGGCAATTCGCGCAGCGCAGCTTGGAAAAAAAGTCATCTGCATCGAAAAGGAACGCGCGGGAGGAACGTGCCTGAACTGGGGCTGTATTCCCTCGAAGGCACTGCTCAAGAGCGCCGAAACCTATGCAACGCTGAAGCACGCCGATGTGTTTGGCATCAGTGCCAAGGAAGTCAGTTTTGACTTTGAAAAAGTAGTGGAGCGCTCCCGTGGGGTAGCGGACCGCATGGCCAAAGGAATTGAGTTCCTGTTCAAAAAGAACAAGATCGACTACAAGGTCGGCAGTGGCAAAGTCCTCGCACCGGGAATGGTCGAGTGCACGGACGCAGATGGAAACACAGATTTGATCGAAGCGGACAAGATTATGATCGCGACAGGCTGCACTCCGCGCCTGATTCCGGGAGTGGAAGTGGATGGCGAGCGCATCATGACCTCGCGTGAAATTCTTGCAAACAAGACGTTTCCCAAGTCCATGATTGTGGTGGGAGCGGGAGCCATTGGCGTGGAGTTTGCCTATTTTTTCAACACCTTGGGCTGTGAAGTGACGCTCGTTGAAATGCTGCCCCAGATTCTTCCCGTAGAGGATGCAGAAGTTGCCCAGGCGGTGACGCGCTCGTTTAAGAAACAAGGCATGACCGTGCACGTGAACACGAAGGTTGAGAACATCAAGACATTGAAAACAGGCGTGAACGTGGAATTGGTGTTTGAAGGTGGAAAGCGCGAGAAAGTGAAAGCGGACGTGCTGCTGCAGGCCATTGGCGTGGTTCCGAATCTGGAAAAAGCGCTCTCACCCCGGGTCAAGCCTGAGTTGGAACGTGGCTATCTGAAGGTTGATGAGCGTTACGAAACTTCGATCAAGGGCGTTTTTGCTGCGGGGGACATCATCGGACCACCCTGGCTCGCGCACGTGGCGACTTTTGAGGCGGTGCAGGCGGTGAATGGCATGTTCAGTGATGCTACCCCGAAGAAGGTAGGGGTTTTCCCAGGCTGCACCTACTGCAATCCGCAGGTGGCCAGTGTGGGTCTGACCGAAGCGAAGGTGAAGGAAAAAGGCATCGACTACAAGGTGGGCAAGTTTCCCTATACTGCGTCGGGCAAGGCGGTGGCAACCGACCACACCGAAGGATTTGTCAAACTGATCACAGATGCAAAGTATGGGGAGATTCTCGGTGCGCACATTGTGGGGTATGATGCAACCGAGATGATTGCGGAGTATGGATTGGCAATGAACTCGGAATTGACCGTGGATGACATCCACAATACGATCCACGCACACCCGACGCTCGCCGAGATGATGATGGAAGCGGCTTCGGACGTGCACAAGGAAGCGATCCACATCTGA
- a CDS encoding nucleoside monophosphate kinase, producing MWSAETSFSNLLVMGKSGAGKQPRIDVLTREFNLTQLSTGDLFRSYLKKFDAIDYEGDIHEFYDATHDTFWSDEQILHELGPVAEWEDPAGVLLGLKAKYFVESGKFAPDSITNAMFEAEFVRRGCQGMVLDGFPRTMAQAELLLDLVIHYGTNIDAIVLVDNEDELIVKRTVGRRICPDCGQVFHLEFKPPQHGKYCTRCGAEVIQRVDDHEDKIRKRLMEFHTKAEPALRYLKSKGIPVAIVPGNLPEFTDEAVRQSVLSALQETLRQAS from the coding sequence ATGTGGAGTGCAGAGACAAGCTTTTCGAACCTGCTGGTCATGGGAAAGAGCGGTGCTGGCAAACAGCCCCGCATTGATGTATTGACCCGGGAGTTCAATCTGACACAGCTGAGTACGGGGGATCTCTTTCGCAGCTACCTCAAGAAGTTCGATGCCATTGACTACGAGGGTGACATCCATGAATTTTATGATGCAACCCATGACACCTTTTGGTCGGATGAGCAGATTCTGCATGAACTGGGTCCGGTTGCGGAGTGGGAAGATCCCGCCGGGGTGCTGCTGGGTCTGAAAGCGAAGTACTTTGTGGAGTCTGGGAAGTTTGCACCTGACAGCATCACCAACGCAATGTTTGAGGCAGAATTTGTGCGTCGGGGATGCCAGGGCATGGTGCTGGATGGGTTTCCACGTACGATGGCACAGGCAGAGTTATTACTGGATCTGGTCATTCACTATGGAACCAACATCGACGCAATCGTGCTGGTGGACAATGAGGATGAACTCATCGTGAAGCGCACCGTAGGACGACGCATCTGCCCGGATTGCGGGCAGGTCTTCCATCTGGAATTCAAACCGCCACAGCATGGAAAATACTGCACCCGTTGTGGGGCGGAGGTCATACAGCGCGTGGACGATCATGAAGACAAAATCCGCAAGCGATTGATGGAATTTCACACCAAAGCGGAACCTGCGCTGCGCTACCTGAAATCCAAAGGCATCCCAGTTGCGATTGTTCCAGGCAATTTGCCCGAATTCACGGATGAAGCAGTGCGGCAATCTGTATTGTCGGCACTGCAGGAGACGTTGCGCCAGGCCAGTTGA
- a CDS encoding replication-associated recombination protein A: MSAEQQSMFDAPPPESDPQRPLAARMRPSTLEEIVGQPHLVAPDSMLRKMLAKGRSPNLIIYGPPGTGKTTLATVISNVTGSKCFRLNAVASNVAELREVLQRCRVRKQNGQSSLLFIDEIHRFNKSQQDLLLPDVEEGNVTLIGATTHNPGFYVNPPLLSRCHLIRLEPLDVAAIVQVLQRALADDKLGLGGRKLQAGPAVLRDLAQLVGGDLRQALNTLELIADFMEDGAELTEAVLRQYASERKIRYDANEDEHYDTASAFIKSIRGGDPDAALYWMCKMLLGGEDPRFIARRLVILASEDVGMADSRALPVAMACFQACEVIGQPECEINLAHATVFLATSPKSNRAYEALHRAKAEIQAHGVQAVPLWLRDKGGMANKAAGHSKDYRYSHEFPEAISGQDYMLEPKQFYFPKSAGSEAGVIERLERWRSLKAKLRQSSKD; the protein is encoded by the coding sequence ATGAGCGCCGAGCAGCAGAGCATGTTTGATGCACCCCCACCCGAGTCGGACCCACAGCGTCCGCTTGCGGCGCGCATGCGCCCGTCGACCTTGGAGGAGATTGTGGGTCAGCCGCATCTCGTCGCGCCAGACTCGATGCTGCGCAAGATGCTGGCGAAGGGACGCTCTCCGAATCTCATCATTTATGGTCCACCCGGAACTGGCAAAACCACGCTCGCGACCGTGATTTCCAACGTCACGGGTAGTAAGTGCTTCCGGCTCAATGCGGTGGCATCCAATGTGGCTGAGCTGCGTGAAGTGCTGCAGCGCTGCCGTGTGCGCAAGCAGAATGGTCAATCATCGCTGCTGTTCATCGACGAAATCCATCGCTTCAACAAGAGCCAGCAGGACCTGCTGCTGCCTGACGTCGAGGAGGGCAATGTGACGCTCATTGGGGCGACAACGCACAATCCCGGGTTTTACGTCAATCCGCCACTGCTCAGCCGCTGTCACCTGATTCGGCTCGAACCGCTCGACGTGGCCGCCATTGTGCAAGTGTTGCAACGAGCGTTAGCCGACGACAAACTCGGCCTGGGAGGGCGAAAATTGCAGGCTGGCCCGGCAGTCTTGCGCGACCTTGCGCAACTGGTGGGCGGGGATTTGCGTCAGGCCCTGAATACGCTTGAGTTGATTGCGGACTTCATGGAGGACGGAGCTGAACTCACCGAGGCGGTGCTCAGGCAATACGCCAGTGAGCGCAAGATCCGTTACGATGCGAATGAGGACGAGCACTACGATACGGCGTCGGCCTTCATCAAGAGCATTCGCGGCGGGGATCCTGATGCCGCGCTCTATTGGATGTGCAAGATGTTGCTCGGTGGAGAAGACCCGCGCTTCATTGCGCGTCGCCTGGTCATTCTGGCCTCCGAAGATGTGGGAATGGCGGATTCGCGCGCCCTGCCAGTCGCTATGGCGTGCTTTCAGGCCTGTGAGGTCATTGGGCAACCGGAGTGCGAGATAAACCTGGCCCATGCGACGGTGTTCCTGGCGACCAGTCCCAAGAGCAATCGCGCGTATGAAGCCCTGCATCGCGCGAAGGCGGAAATCCAGGCTCATGGCGTGCAGGCTGTGCCGCTTTGGCTGCGGGATAAGGGGGGCATGGCAAACAAGGCAGCGGGACATTCGAAGGACTACCGTTACAGCCATGAGTTTCCCGAAGCGATTTCGGGGCAGGACTATATGCTTGAGCCGAAGCAGTTCTACTTTCCCAAATCTGCCGGTTCGGAGGCGGGCGTGATCGAACGCCTTGAGCGCTGGCGCAGCCTGAAAGCAAAGCTTCGTCAATCTTCGAAGGACTGA
- a CDS encoding DUF5069 domain-containing protein encodes MNHYDYSKTLRNLWQLAVSTYEKGNRDAKTYFDDASLAWMTSNGLTVMDFYDFAEDFVSGGEPDYDTFLLIHDVRRNYLLHVQGGVSSPKRLDVDSLPAKTDAVDGIEWLPRILPKAKAKLRGELPPEIMFCCGGDRKFFKTHDIHPAEFLRVVWSNIDDDAATVRWVKARSVR; translated from the coding sequence ATGAACCATTACGACTATAGCAAAACCCTGCGGAACCTGTGGCAGCTTGCTGTTTCCACCTATGAAAAAGGCAACCGCGATGCGAAGACCTATTTTGATGATGCATCCTTGGCCTGGATGACCTCCAACGGACTCACGGTCATGGATTTTTATGACTTTGCGGAAGACTTCGTTTCGGGAGGAGAACCGGACTACGACACCTTTCTGTTGATTCACGACGTGCGTCGCAATTACCTGCTGCACGTGCAAGGTGGAGTCAGCAGCCCGAAGCGACTGGATGTGGACAGCCTGCCTGCAAAGACGGATGCGGTGGATGGCATCGAGTGGTTGCCGCGCATTCTACCTAAGGCCAAGGCCAAACTCCGTGGTGAATTGCCACCGGAAATCATGTTCTGCTGCGGTGGGGATCGCAAATTCTTCAAGACGCACGACATCCACCCAGCGGAATTTCTGCGCGTGGTTTGGTCGAACATCGACGACGATGCTGCAACAGTGCGCTGGGTGAAAGCGCGCAGTGTGCGCTGA
- the rnr gene encoding ribonuclease R has protein sequence MELRLMELMQRDDYVPLQIQELAEQLNLGKGQVEELQSLVDACLADGTIVKLKKNRYCLPKDADLITGIIRFRQNGSALIIPTPCPGQPTCDPVWVSSEDTGVSLHEDHVVARLIRERKGYHRKQKQRSSTPDAPSARVIRILRRGRDTVTGTLASTKFFYYVIPDDPRIVNDILVADPRTQEWKTVPEIDDKVVVKLHEWTQRHVNPEGEIIKVLGKTFTPDAEFKSILHKYDLETTFPECVEFQLRNIPDVVNGNDFPERKDFRKVFTLTIDPDDAKDFDDAISLHRLPNGDLRVGVHIADVSHYVKPNSPLDVEAKKRGNSTYLVGVVIPMLPEKLSNGLCSLVEDEDRLVKSVEFVLGKSGKVKSFKFYNGIIRSNKRLTYGQAIDFLSGKSNDAVRAAPMPPAHQTGNTGKPMKDLDDAMLDQLRDTVRQLWAVSSKLRENRLKRGSLELEMPEVKIYVDELGYADRIVKSESDESHQLIEELMLLANQTVAKTLRDAGHAMIYRVHDKPDDEKLFELREYLQTVGVDCGDLTHRREVNRMLARIRKHPQAHSLKVQFLRSLKQAEYRASSDGHYGLFMDNYTHFTSPIRRYADLIVHRVFETFMLKRGFFKTDEDDSVQYTSKQMHALAHHLSITENRSVEAERETVKTKLLEYFERELTVEPRRTFDAFVSDVKNHGLFVELEESMAFGLVHVSTMGDDLYALSNDGTRLVGRRSGKAFGIGQKIKVSVERVDRFKRQIDFRLVERSGVGTRRGVKKGRPRSRKERK, from the coding sequence ATGGAATTACGACTCATGGAGCTCATGCAGCGGGACGACTATGTGCCGCTTCAAATCCAGGAATTGGCGGAACAGCTGAATCTGGGAAAAGGGCAGGTCGAAGAACTTCAATCGCTTGTGGATGCCTGCCTGGCAGACGGGACCATCGTCAAACTCAAGAAAAACCGCTATTGCCTGCCCAAGGACGCGGACTTGATCACGGGCATCATCCGCTTTCGGCAAAACGGTTCGGCGCTCATCATCCCGACCCCGTGTCCGGGTCAGCCCACCTGTGATCCGGTGTGGGTCAGCTCGGAAGATACGGGCGTTTCCCTGCACGAGGACCATGTGGTGGCCCGCCTGATTCGTGAGCGCAAGGGCTACCATCGCAAGCAGAAGCAGCGCAGCTCGACTCCGGATGCACCTTCGGCGCGCGTGATTCGCATCCTGCGCCGTGGGCGGGATACTGTGACGGGCACACTCGCGAGCACAAAATTCTTTTATTACGTGATTCCGGATGATCCGCGCATCGTGAATGACATTCTTGTCGCGGATCCGCGCACACAGGAGTGGAAGACGGTTCCCGAAATTGATGACAAAGTCGTGGTCAAGCTGCACGAATGGACGCAGCGGCACGTGAATCCCGAAGGGGAGATCATCAAGGTGCTCGGAAAAACCTTCACTCCCGATGCGGAGTTCAAATCGATCCTGCACAAATATGACCTGGAAACCACCTTTCCCGAGTGTGTGGAGTTTCAGCTCAGGAACATTCCAGATGTGGTCAACGGCAATGATTTTCCGGAACGAAAGGACTTCCGCAAGGTATTCACACTGACCATCGATCCTGATGATGCGAAGGACTTTGACGACGCCATCAGCCTGCATCGCCTACCCAATGGCGACCTGCGCGTGGGTGTGCACATTGCAGATGTTTCGCACTACGTGAAGCCGAACTCCCCGCTTGATGTTGAGGCGAAAAAGCGCGGAAATTCCACCTACCTGGTCGGGGTTGTCATCCCGATGCTGCCGGAAAAACTGTCGAACGGACTCTGCTCACTGGTCGAAGATGAAGACCGACTGGTGAAGTCCGTGGAGTTTGTTCTGGGCAAGAGCGGCAAGGTCAAGAGCTTCAAGTTCTACAACGGCATCATTCGAAGCAACAAACGCCTGACCTACGGGCAGGCAATAGATTTTCTTTCGGGCAAGTCCAATGATGCAGTGCGTGCGGCACCGATGCCACCCGCACACCAGACTGGCAACACGGGCAAGCCGATGAAGGATCTCGACGATGCGATGCTCGACCAGTTGCGCGATACCGTGAGGCAGCTCTGGGCGGTTTCCAGCAAGTTGCGGGAGAACCGGCTCAAGCGGGGCAGCCTTGAGTTGGAAATGCCGGAGGTGAAGATCTATGTTGATGAACTTGGATACGCCGACCGCATCGTGAAATCCGAAAGCGACGAGAGTCACCAGCTGATCGAGGAATTGATGCTGCTGGCCAACCAGACTGTGGCGAAAACCCTGCGGGATGCGGGGCATGCCATGATCTATCGCGTGCACGACAAGCCGGATGACGAGAAACTGTTTGAGCTGCGTGAGTATTTGCAGACCGTGGGAGTGGATTGCGGTGACTTGACCCATCGCCGCGAGGTCAATCGCATGTTGGCCCGCATTCGCAAGCACCCACAGGCCCATTCGCTCAAGGTGCAGTTCCTGCGTAGCCTGAAACAGGCGGAGTACCGGGCATCGTCCGATGGGCACTACGGCCTGTTCATGGATAATTATACCCATTTCACGTCACCGATCCGGCGATATGCGGACCTGATCGTGCATCGCGTGTTTGAAACATTCATGCTCAAGCGGGGCTTCTTCAAGACCGATGAGGATGACTCGGTGCAGTACACCTCGAAGCAGATGCATGCGCTGGCGCACCATCTGAGCATCACGGAGAACCGCAGTGTCGAGGCGGAGCGCGAGACTGTAAAGACCAAGCTGCTTGAGTATTTCGAACGGGAGCTGACGGTAGAACCGCGCCGCACATTTGACGCCTTTGTTTCAGATGTGAAGAATCATGGACTATTTGTGGAACTGGAGGAATCCATGGCCTTTGGGCTGGTGCACGTGTCCACAATGGGGGATGACCTCTACGCGCTGAGCAATGACGGAACCCGTCTGGTGGGTCGTCGCAGCGGCAAGGCGTTTGGCATCGGTCAGAAAATCAAGGTGTCCGTTGAGCGTGTGGATCGCTTCAAGCGGCAGATTGACTTTCGCCTGGTGGAACGATCTGGCGTCGGCACGCGTCGGGGCGTGAAGAAGGGGCGACCGCGTTCGCGCAAGGAGCGGAAATAA